Proteins encoded together in one Qingshengfaniella alkalisoli window:
- a CDS encoding biotin--[acetyl-CoA-carboxylase] ligase — translation MFSNAVGWPAGYDRRVLPEVDSTMAEAARIADSLLRPTWVLALKQTQGRARRGRAWTDPAGNFAGTLIMQPSETVEIVAQRSFVASLALFDAFALVTGRPQAFSLKWPNDVLLHGEKVAGILLEGNGGGRNPRHLFIGVGVNLLSAPGAEQVEQGAQAPTSLFSATGVRITPEEFLDVLGPAYARREAQFAVGGFEAIRDEWLSLAARRGEVVTARRMTDSVNGTFETVDATGAIVLQTAKGRVAVSAAEIFF, via the coding sequence TTGTTCAGTAACGCGGTTGGCTGGCCAGCCGGTTATGACCGGCGGGTTCTGCCCGAAGTTGATAGCACCATGGCCGAGGCTGCCCGCATCGCGGACAGTCTTTTGCGTCCTACGTGGGTGCTCGCACTGAAGCAGACGCAGGGGCGCGCTCGACGCGGGCGGGCATGGACAGATCCTGCGGGCAACTTTGCGGGCACGCTGATCATGCAGCCGTCGGAGACGGTAGAGATCGTAGCGCAACGCAGCTTCGTGGCGTCACTGGCGCTGTTCGATGCCTTTGCGCTGGTGACGGGACGACCGCAGGCTTTCTCCCTGAAATGGCCCAATGATGTGCTGCTTCATGGAGAAAAGGTCGCTGGTATCTTGCTCGAAGGCAATGGTGGCGGGCGCAATCCGCGCCACCTGTTCATCGGCGTCGGCGTGAACCTTCTGAGCGCGCCGGGGGCAGAGCAAGTGGAGCAGGGAGCGCAAGCGCCAACATCGCTGTTTTCGGCGACGGGTGTTCGGATCACACCTGAGGAATTTCTTGATGTGCTTGGTCCGGCCTATGCGCGCCGCGAAGCGCAGTTCGCGGTGGGCGGCTTCGAGGCGATACGCGATGAATGGTTGTCGCTGGCAGCCCGTCGCGGCGAAGTCGTCACCGCGCGCCGCATGACGGACAGTGTCAACGGAACCTTCGAGACTGTAGATGCCACCGGTGCTATCGTGCTCCAAACGGCAAAAGGGCGTGTCGCCGTGTCGGCCGCCGAGATCTTCTTCTGA
- a CDS encoding type III pantothenate kinase: protein MLLAIDCGNTNTVFAIWDGNKFLATFRTSTEHQRTADQYYVWFSTLMEHHKIPIRIDEVIISSTVPRVVFNLRVFSDRYFDTRPLVVGKPECLLPTPPRVDEGTQVGPDRLVNTAGAFDRHGGDLIVVDFGTATTFDVVDVDGAYVGGAIAPGVNLSLEALHMAAAALPHVDVTKPQRVIGTNTVTCMQSGVFWGYVGLVRGICDRIRGERGQEMRIVGTGGLAPLFAQGDMLFDRIEDDLTMHGLTVIHKFNKEKGGQ, encoded by the coding sequence ATGCTTCTGGCGATTGACTGCGGGAACACCAACACCGTTTTTGCAATCTGGGACGGGAACAAGTTCCTTGCGACCTTCCGGACTTCGACCGAACATCAGCGCACGGCAGATCAATACTATGTCTGGTTTTCAACGCTGATGGAGCACCACAAAATTCCCATCCGCATCGACGAGGTCATCATTTCTTCGACCGTACCGCGTGTCGTATTCAACTTGCGGGTGTTTTCGGATCGGTATTTCGACACACGGCCATTGGTCGTGGGCAAGCCCGAATGTCTGTTGCCGACACCGCCGCGGGTCGATGAAGGCACACAGGTCGGGCCTGACCGGCTGGTTAATACTGCGGGTGCATTCGACCGTCATGGCGGGGATCTTATCGTCGTGGACTTCGGCACGGCGACGACCTTTGATGTGGTGGACGTTGACGGCGCCTATGTCGGTGGCGCGATCGCACCGGGGGTCAATCTCAGCCTGGAGGCGCTGCATATGGCCGCCGCCGCGCTGCCGCATGTTGATGTCACCAAGCCGCAGCGCGTGATCGGCACCAATACGGTGACCTGCATGCAATCGGGTGTCTTCTGGGGTTATGTCGGGCTGGTTCGCGGCATTTGCGATCGGATCAGGGGCGAGCGCGGGCAGGAAATGCGAATTGTGGGCACGGGCGGGCTTGCCCCCTTGTTTGCGCAGGGTGACATGTTATTCGACCGGATCGAAGATGATCTGACAATGCACGGGCTGACCGTGATCCACAAATTCAACAAGGAAAAGGGCGGGCAATGA
- a CDS encoding ribonuclease J, translated as MTSERLIYLPLGGAGEIGMNCYVYGYGPKDNERYILVDLGVTFPDMDTTPGVDLIFADIDWIAERADRLEAVFITHAHEDHVGALGHLWRRLNVPVYARAFTANIAKRKMEEQGLDEDEVKIVQPWPEQVQTGPFRVSFIPLSHSIPESSALVIDTPAGRVVHTGDFKLDETPVVGEPFDRAVWADMASGGVLALVCDSTNVFAAHPGRSESVVGPDIRKLVADAPGMVVATTFASNIARLKTLAEAGQAAGRSVVLLGRAMRRMVTAAVESGVLSDFPTTVPPEDAADIPRENVMLLVTGSQGERRAASAQLARGKYLGMKMKEGDLFLFSSKTIPGNEKPVSRIMNAFSEMGVNVVDDSGGLYHVSGHANRPDLIEMHNIVKPQIVVPMHGEHRHLREHTQLAITNGYQGALAPNGTMIELSKQGAKTVEFVETGRTYLDGSVQIGALDGVVRDRIRMALNGHVVITLIIDENDEPLGEPWCEIMGLPERGTSHAPLVEVLEADLDQFLGRADDDLLVDDDKLTEGLRRVARNTANAEIGRKPEVTVVISRLAA; from the coding sequence ATGACCAGCGAACGCTTGATCTATCTGCCGCTCGGCGGTGCCGGTGAAATCGGCATGAACTGCTATGTCTATGGCTACGGGCCGAAGGACAACGAGCGCTACATTCTGGTTGATCTGGGCGTGACATTCCCGGACATGGACACGACGCCGGGCGTCGATCTGATCTTTGCTGATATCGACTGGATCGCCGAACGCGCTGATCGACTGGAGGCTGTCTTCATCACTCATGCGCATGAGGACCATGTCGGTGCGCTGGGGCATCTTTGGCGGCGTCTTAATGTGCCGGTTTACGCCCGCGCGTTTACTGCCAACATAGCGAAGCGAAAGATGGAAGAGCAGGGGTTGGACGAGGATGAGGTGAAGATCGTCCAGCCTTGGCCCGAGCAGGTTCAGACGGGACCGTTCCGCGTGAGTTTCATACCGCTGTCGCACTCGATTCCCGAAAGTTCGGCGCTGGTGATCGACACGCCTGCTGGGCGGGTTGTGCATACGGGCGACTTCAAGCTGGACGAAACGCCTGTGGTGGGTGAACCCTTTGATCGTGCCGTGTGGGCGGACATGGCATCGGGCGGAGTATTGGCGCTTGTCTGCGACAGCACGAATGTGTTCGCGGCGCATCCTGGGCGCTCAGAATCCGTTGTGGGGCCGGATATCCGCAAGCTGGTGGCTGATGCCCCGGGTATGGTAGTTGCGACGACCTTCGCCTCCAACATTGCGCGCCTGAAAACGCTGGCTGAAGCGGGGCAGGCGGCAGGGCGCTCCGTGGTTCTGCTTGGCAGGGCAATGCGACGCATGGTGACGGCTGCCGTGGAAAGCGGTGTTCTGTCCGATTTTCCCACGACCGTGCCACCCGAGGATGCCGCCGACATTCCGCGAGAAAACGTCATGCTTCTGGTGACCGGATCGCAGGGTGAACGCCGCGCGGCCTCGGCGCAACTGGCTCGCGGCAAGTATCTTGGCATGAAGATGAAAGAGGGCGATCTGTTCCTTTTCTCGTCCAAGACCATTCCCGGCAATGAAAAGCCGGTCAGCCGCATCATGAATGCTTTCAGCGAGATGGGCGTCAATGTCGTGGATGACTCAGGTGGGCTATATCACGTATCCGGTCATGCCAATCGGCCCGATCTGATCGAGATGCACAACATCGTGAAACCGCAGATCGTGGTGCCGATGCATGGTGAACACCGTCATTTGCGCGAGCATACGCAGCTTGCCATCACCAATGGCTACCAGGGTGCGCTTGCCCCGAACGGAACGATGATCGAACTGAGCAAGCAGGGCGCAAAGACTGTCGAATTCGTTGAAACCGGGCGGACCTATCTTGATGGCAGCGTGCAGATTGGCGCGCTGGATGGCGTCGTGCGTGATCGTATCCGCATGGCGTTGAACGGCCATGTCGTCATCACGCTGATCATCGACGAGAACGACGAACCGCTTGGAGAGCCGTGGTGCGAGATCATGGGTTTGCCAGAGCGCGGCACCTCACATGCACCTTTGGTCGAGGTGCTGGAGGCCGATCTTGATCAGTTCTTGGGCCGCGCCGATGACGATCTGTTGGTCGATGATGACAAGTTGACAGAAGGGCTGCGTCGCGTTGCACGCAACACAGCCAATGCTGAAATTGGGCGTAAGCCGGAAGTAACTGTCGTGATCAGCCGCTTGGCGGCCTGA
- a CDS encoding DEAD/DEAH box helicase: MTKFTDLKLDARVLKAISDAGYEVPTPIQAGAIPPALEGRDVLGIAQTGTGKTASFVLPMLTLLAKGRARARMPRSLVLAPTRELAAQVAENFDTYTKHMKLTKALLIGGVSFKEQDALIDKGVDVLIATPGRLLDHFERGKLLLTGVQVMVVDEADRMLDMGFIPDIERIFSLTPFTRQTLFFSATMAPEIERITNTFLSNPERIEVARQATTSDTINQGVAIYKPTRKDRTAKEKRGLLRYLIEKEGAACTNAIVFCNRKTDVDIVAKSLQKYGYDAAPIHGDLDQSKRTEVLQGFRDGNLRFLCASDVAARGLDVPSVSHVFNYDVPGHAEDYVHRIGRTGRAGRKGTALMISTPSDEKLLAAIESLVEKDIPRLEIDYTAEPPHPRKKKEDAPEQAAKPERKTSQRKSRRDTKSSDSGDNRVVGMGDHLPSFIAMSFEERRAS; encoded by the coding sequence ATGACAAAGTTTACAGACCTGAAACTGGACGCTCGCGTCCTCAAAGCCATTTCCGACGCCGGTTACGAAGTACCGACACCGATTCAGGCAGGCGCTATTCCGCCCGCGCTGGAAGGTCGCGATGTGCTTGGCATCGCGCAAACAGGAACCGGGAAGACCGCGTCCTTCGTGTTGCCGATGCTCACGCTCCTCGCCAAGGGTCGCGCCCGTGCGCGCATGCCGCGCTCGCTGGTGCTGGCCCCCACACGGGAACTGGCCGCACAGGTCGCTGAAAACTTCGACACCTACACGAAGCACATGAAGCTGACCAAGGCTCTGCTGATTGGCGGTGTCTCCTTCAAGGAGCAGGACGCACTGATCGACAAGGGCGTGGATGTGTTGATCGCAACCCCCGGGCGTCTTCTGGACCATTTCGAGCGCGGCAAGCTATTATTGACCGGTGTGCAGGTTATGGTCGTCGATGAAGCCGACCGCATGCTGGATATGGGCTTTATCCCCGATATCGAGCGCATATTCTCGCTCACACCGTTCACACGCCAGACGCTGTTCTTCTCTGCCACCATGGCGCCCGAAATCGAGCGCATCACCAATACCTTCCTGTCCAACCCGGAACGGATCGAGGTCGCACGTCAGGCCACGACATCCGACACGATCAACCAAGGCGTCGCGATCTACAAACCGACACGCAAGGACAGAACCGCCAAGGAGAAACGTGGCCTTCTGCGCTACCTGATCGAAAAGGAAGGTGCGGCCTGCACAAACGCGATCGTCTTCTGCAACCGTAAGACGGACGTCGATATCGTTGCCAAGAGTCTGCAAAAATACGGCTATGACGCGGCCCCGATCCATGGCGACCTGGACCAGAGCAAGCGCACGGAAGTACTGCAGGGATTCCGCGACGGTAATCTGCGTTTTCTTTGCGCCTCCGACGTGGCCGCGCGTGGCCTTGATGTGCCGAGTGTCAGCCATGTCTTCAACTACGACGTCCCGGGACATGCCGAGGATTATGTCCACCGCATCGGCCGTACGGGACGCGCCGGCCGAAAAGGTACCGCGCTGATGATCAGCACACCGAGCGACGAGAAGCTGCTTGCTGCCATCGAGTCGCTCGTTGAGAAGGACATTCCGCGGCTCGAGATCGACTACACCGCAGAACCGCCACACCCCCGCAAGAAAAAAGAAGACGCGCCCGAACAGGCCGCCAAACCCGAACGCAAGACTTCTCAGCGCAAATCGCGCCGTGACACCAAGAGTAGCGACTCAGGTGACAATCGCGTCGTGGGCATGGGCGATCACCTGCCCAGCTTCATAGCGATGAGCTTTGAGGAACGCCGCGCGAGCTAG
- a CDS encoding sulfotransferase family 2 domain-containing protein translates to MDYPKHWSNLLREHWKFRVQGKTATDPKVMLIEQARALYVPVPKAANSSARRALAPSVGIDGASVGDVHKDTRLPIHKWSEIEPRLTEDWFFFTIVRNPFTRILSAYRDKVLDRKVQLKALRAMGMTADDSFETFLKACARWPRKLLNDHFIPQADLLSKPLATGRLTVLKSEDLPDGWSGICDRLETSGVPRPDLIGHTNRAMSQRDSGFSDAEIALIQKLYADDFKYFSYSDTPPV, encoded by the coding sequence ATGGACTACCCCAAACACTGGTCTAATCTGCTGCGCGAGCATTGGAAGTTCCGTGTGCAAGGCAAGACGGCAACAGATCCGAAAGTGATGCTGATTGAACAGGCGCGCGCATTGTACGTCCCCGTCCCGAAAGCCGCGAATTCATCCGCACGGCGCGCGCTGGCCCCGAGTGTCGGCATCGACGGTGCGTCCGTTGGCGATGTGCATAAAGACACGCGCTTGCCCATCCATAAATGGAGCGAGATAGAACCGCGTCTGACCGAGGATTGGTTCTTCTTCACGATCGTCCGCAACCCTTTTACCCGAATTCTCAGCGCCTATCGCGACAAGGTTCTGGACCGGAAGGTGCAGCTTAAAGCCTTGCGTGCAATGGGCATGACCGCCGATGACAGCTTCGAAACCTTTCTCAAGGCCTGCGCACGATGGCCCCGAAAGCTGTTGAACGATCACTTCATCCCGCAGGCTGACCTGCTAAGCAAGCCGTTGGCAACCGGCCGCTTGACCGTCCTGAAATCCGAAGACCTGCCCGATGGATGGTCCGGCATCTGCGACCGGCTCGAAACATCCGGCGTGCCCCGACCTGATCTGATCGGGCATACCAATCGGGCGATGTCGCAGCGTGACAGCGGGTTTTCAGACGCCGAGATTGCGCTGATTCAAAAACTATACGCGGATGATTTCAAATACTTCAGCTACAGTGACACGCCGCCGGTATAA
- a CDS encoding OsmC family protein — protein MPVTSGSAKWSGGLKDGKGIVSTKSGAISDQPYGFKTRFEGEPGTNPEEMIGAAHAGCFSMALSMILGQKDLVADEIATTAKVTLDQVGEGFEITKIHLDVTAKISGATEDDFAEAAQTAKENCPVSKVLNAEITMDARLA, from the coding sequence ATGCCTGTCACAAGCGGTTCAGCGAAATGGAGCGGCGGCCTGAAAGATGGCAAGGGTATCGTATCTACCAAGTCGGGCGCGATCAGCGATCAGCCCTACGGGTTCAAGACGCGGTTCGAGGGCGAACCGGGGACGAACCCGGAAGAGATGATAGGTGCGGCCCATGCCGGATGTTTTTCCATGGCGCTGTCGATGATCCTTGGTCAGAAGGATCTCGTAGCGGATGAAATCGCAACCACGGCCAAGGTCACGCTAGATCAGGTGGGCGAAGGTTTCGAGATCACCAAGATCCACCTGGATGTCACGGCAAAGATCTCTGGCGCGACCGAAGATGATTTCGCCGAAGCGGCACAGACGGCCAAGGAAAACTGCCCCGTGTCGAAAGTGTTGAACGCTGAAATCACCATGGACGCCAGGCTGGCGTGA
- a CDS encoding peptide chain release factor 3, whose translation MLDRSSNAPDLPPEIARRRTFAIISHPDAGKTTLTEKFLLYGGAIQMAGQVRAKGEARRTRSDFMKMEQDRGISVSASAMSFDFGAHRFNLVDTPGHSDFSEDTYRTLTAVDAAIMVIDGAKGVESQTQKLFEVCRLRDLPILTFCNKMDRESRDTFDIIDEIQENLAIDVTPASWPIGMGRDFLGCYDLLRDRLELMDRADRNKIAESIRIDGLDDPKLAEHIPEAQLEQLKEEIEMARELLPTLDPQAVLDGTMTPIWFGSAINSFGVKELMDGIATYGPEPQPQSAEPRQIAPDEKKVAGFVFKVQANMDPKHRDRVAFLRMASGHFKRGMKLTHVRSKKPMAISNPVLFLASDRELAEEAWAGDIIGIPNHGQLRIGDTLTEGEALRVTGIPSFAPELLQGVRAGDPMKAKHLEKALMQFAEEGAAKVFKPMIGSGFIVGVVGALQFEVLASRIELEYGLPVRFEPSQFTSARWVHGPKAEVDKFTNVNKGHIATDNDGDTVYLTRLQWDIDRVERDYPELKLSATKEMMV comes from the coding sequence ATGTTAGATCGCAGCTCAAACGCCCCCGACCTGCCGCCCGAAATCGCACGGCGCCGGACCTTCGCCATCATCTCGCATCCCGATGCGGGCAAGACCACGCTGACCGAAAAGTTCCTGCTCTACGGTGGCGCGATCCAGATGGCTGGACAGGTACGGGCCAAGGGCGAGGCACGGCGTACACGGTCGGACTTCATGAAGATGGAACAGGATCGCGGGATTTCGGTTTCGGCCTCTGCGATGTCGTTCGACTTCGGCGCGCATCGGTTCAATCTCGTGGACACGCCGGGCCACTCGGACTTTTCGGAAGATACCTACCGCACGCTGACAGCGGTGGATGCGGCGATCATGGTCATCGACGGCGCGAAGGGTGTGGAAAGCCAGACCCAAAAGCTGTTCGAGGTCTGCCGCCTGCGCGACCTGCCGATCCTGACCTTCTGCAACAAGATGGACCGCGAAAGCCGCGACACCTTCGATATCATCGACGAGATCCAGGAAAACCTGGCCATCGACGTGACCCCCGCGAGCTGGCCCATCGGCATGGGACGCGATTTCCTAGGGTGTTACGACCTGCTGCGCGACCGGCTTGAACTGATGGACCGCGCCGACCGCAACAAGATCGCCGAAAGCATCCGTATCGACGGGCTAGACGATCCCAAGCTGGCCGAACACATCCCCGAAGCACAGCTTGAACAGTTGAAAGAAGAGATCGAGATGGCGCGCGAATTGCTGCCCACACTCGACCCGCAGGCTGTGCTGGACGGGACGATGACGCCGATCTGGTTTGGCTCCGCGATCAACAGCTTCGGTGTGAAGGAACTGATGGACGGCATCGCGACCTACGGCCCCGAGCCGCAGCCGCAATCGGCCGAGCCGCGCCAGATCGCACCGGATGAAAAGAAGGTTGCGGGGTTCGTCTTTAAGGTTCAGGCCAATATGGACCCAAAGCACCGCGACCGCGTGGCTTTCCTGCGTATGGCATCGGGGCATTTCAAGCGCGGCATGAAACTGACGCATGTGCGGTCGAAAAAGCCGATGGCGATCTCGAACCCTGTGCTGTTCCTGGCCTCCGACCGCGAACTGGCCGAAGAGGCTTGGGCCGGCGACATCATCGGTATCCCGAACCACGGCCAGCTTCGCATCGGCGATACGCTGACCGAGGGCGAGGCGCTGCGCGTCACGGGCATCCCCTCCTTTGCACCCGAGTTGCTTCAAGGCGTGCGTGCGGGTGATCCGATGAAGGCGAAACATCTGGAAAAGGCGCTGATGCAGTTCGCCGAGGAAGGCGCCGCCAAGGTATTCAAACCGATGATCGGGTCGGGTTTCATCGTGGGCGTCGTGGGTGCGCTGCAATTCGAGGTACTCGCCAGCCGGATCGAATTGGAATACGGCCTGCCCGTGCGGTTCGAGCCCTCCCAGTTCACCTCCGCCCGCTGGGTCCACGGCCCCAAGGCCGAAGTCGACAAGTTCACCAACGTCAACAAGGGCCACATCGCGACCGACAACGACGGTGACACTGTCTATCTGACGCGTCTGCAATGGGACATCGACCGGGTGGAGCGTGACTATCCCGAGCTTAAGCTCAGCGCGACAAAGGAAATGATGGTGTGA
- a CDS encoding SDR family oxidoreductase, producing the protein MDLGIKGKRALVTASSKGLGRGCAEALAAAGVDLVLNARGADALEQTASSIRDAYGVAVTAVATDITTAEGQKLVLDAAGSIDILVTNAGGPPPGLWSDWERDDFIKALDANMLTPIALMKASLPGMMDKGWGRVVNITSQSVKAPIPQLGLSNAARTGLTGYVAGTARQVAEKGVTINNMLPGIHATDRAVSLDGGAAQAQGISVEEAKTQREATIPARRYGTPEEFGAMCAFLCSIHSGFIVGQNILLDGGATNATI; encoded by the coding sequence ATGGATCTGGGAATCAAAGGCAAGCGCGCGCTGGTTACGGCAAGTTCCAAGGGGCTCGGTCGGGGCTGCGCCGAAGCACTGGCCGCTGCGGGGGTCGATCTGGTTCTGAACGCGCGTGGTGCTGACGCGTTGGAGCAAACTGCGAGCTCGATCCGGGATGCTTATGGCGTTGCGGTCACGGCGGTTGCGACCGATATCACGACAGCCGAAGGGCAAAAACTGGTTTTGGATGCTGCGGGTTCGATTGACATTCTCGTGACGAACGCTGGAGGCCCACCGCCGGGCCTGTGGTCCGATTGGGAACGCGACGATTTCATCAAGGCGCTTGATGCGAACATGCTGACACCTATCGCGCTGATGAAGGCTTCACTGCCGGGCATGATGGACAAGGGTTGGGGGCGTGTCGTGAACATCACCAGTCAGTCCGTCAAAGCGCCAATTCCGCAGTTGGGGCTGAGCAACGCCGCGCGCACCGGTTTGACCGGATATGTTGCCGGCACCGCAAGGCAGGTTGCGGAAAAAGGCGTTACAATCAATAATATGCTGCCGGGAATTCACGCAACCGATCGCGCGGTTTCGCTCGATGGTGGCGCGGCGCAGGCTCAGGGCATTTCGGTTGAAGAGGCCAAGACGCAGCGTGAAGCAACCATTCCGGCCCGCCGCTATGGCACGCCGGAAGAATTCGGTGCGATGTGTGCCTTCCTGTGTTCGATCCATTCGGGCTTTATCGTCGGGCAGAACATCTTGCTTGATGGCGGCGCCACCAACGCAACCATCTGA
- a CDS encoding twin-arginine translocase TatA/TatE family subunit produces the protein MLNNIGLPGLLLIAVVVLVLFGRGKISSLMGEVGKGITAFKKGVKEGGQEIEDDSVQPRDVTPEAEKDKA, from the coding sequence ATGCTTAACAATATCGGGCTGCCGGGCCTTCTGTTGATCGCGGTTGTCGTGCTGGTGCTGTTCGGGCGCGGCAAGATCTCGTCGCTGATGGGTGAAGTCGGCAAAGGCATCACCGCATTCAAGAAGGGCGTGAAGGAAGGCGGCCAGGAAATCGAAGACGATTCCGTGCAGCCGCGAGACGTCACACCGGAAGCCGAGAAGGACAAAGCCTGA
- the tatB gene encoding Sec-independent protein translocase protein TatB: protein MLDIGWSELLVIGVVALIVVGPKDLPLMFRKLGQFTGQAKAMAREFTSAMDRAADEAGVKDVQKDLRNLSNPRKLGLDAFKDATDEFKNWHPEDDGPKDKKPQGTETQKLSEERAEMSRKINEAAAIRATERKEREAAEAALHQAEPPVTDVDDKTA, encoded by the coding sequence ATGTTAGACATCGGCTGGAGCGAACTGCTCGTCATCGGGGTCGTCGCGTTGATCGTCGTCGGACCGAAGGATCTGCCTTTGATGTTCCGCAAGCTTGGGCAATTTACCGGGCAGGCGAAGGCGATGGCGCGGGAATTTACCTCGGCCATGGATCGTGCCGCCGATGAGGCGGGCGTGAAGGATGTCCAGAAGGATCTGCGTAACCTGTCCAACCCGCGCAAGCTGGGGCTCGACGCGTTCAAGGACGCAACTGACGAATTCAAGAACTGGCATCCGGAAGACGACGGGCCAAAGGACAAGAAGCCACAAGGCACAGAGACGCAGAAGCTGTCTGAAGAACGCGCCGAGATGTCGCGCAAGATCAACGAGGCGGCTGCGATCCGTGCGACCGAGCGCAAGGAACGCGAAGCGGCGGAAGCTGCGCTGCATCAGGCCGAGCCGCCCGTCACCGATGTGGATGACAAGACCGCATGA
- the tatC gene encoding twin-arginine translocase subunit TatC, whose translation MKDDEIEDSSAPLIEHLAELRTRLIWSVVAFAVGMVLCFTVAEPLLNFISQPIADVLRARGEDPRLIFTAPQEKFFVLIRISMIGGLALSFPVIAYQMWRFIAPGLYRSEKNAFLPFIIASPALFLVGAAFAHFIVTPLAMNFFIGFSDAIPALASLVAGEGNFEQSADSAELQTVFLGSVRESLDLSLKFIIAFGLCFQLPVLLTLMGKAGLVSARGLKDVRKYAIVGILTLAALVTPPDVITQVILFVVVYGLYEISIQLVARVERKREAELRAQGLWVDDDDEDDEATEAETKA comes from the coding sequence ATGAAAGACGACGAAATCGAAGACTCCTCCGCCCCGCTGATCGAGCACTTGGCGGAGTTGCGGACCAGATTGATCTGGTCCGTGGTGGCGTTTGCAGTCGGCATGGTGCTGTGTTTTACCGTGGCCGAACCCCTACTGAACTTCATATCTCAGCCGATCGCCGATGTCCTGCGCGCGCGGGGGGAAGACCCACGGCTTATTTTTACCGCGCCGCAGGAAAAATTCTTCGTCCTGATCCGGATTTCGATGATAGGCGGTCTGGCCCTGTCGTTCCCGGTGATCGCCTATCAGATGTGGCGGTTCATCGCGCCAGGGCTCTACAGATCCGAAAAGAACGCGTTTCTGCCTTTCATCATCGCATCGCCAGCGTTGTTCTTGGTTGGTGCCGCTTTCGCACATTTCATCGTGACGCCGCTTGCGATGAATTTCTTCATCGGGTTTTCGGATGCGATCCCCGCGCTTGCCAGCCTAGTCGCAGGTGAAGGGAATTTCGAACAATCCGCCGATAGCGCGGAGCTTCAGACAGTGTTCCTGGGGTCGGTCCGCGAGTCGCTCGACCTGTCACTGAAGTTTATCATCGCCTTTGGCCTGTGCTTTCAGTTGCCGGTTCTCCTCACGCTTATGGGTAAGGCCGGGCTTGTTTCCGCGCGCGGCCTGAAGGACGTGCGCAAATACGCGATCGTCGGCATCCTGACGCTCGCCGCGCTTGTGACGCCACCAGATGTCATAACGCAGGTGATCCTGTTCGTTGTGGTTTACGGGCTCTATGAGATCTCGATCCAGCTTGTCGCGCGTGTGGAACGCAAACGCGAAGCCGAGCTGCGCGCGCAGGGGCTGTGGGTCGATGATGATGACGAAGATGACGAGGCAACCGAGGCGGAGACAAAGGCATGA
- a CDS encoding ATP-binding protein produces MTDQTLLRIAEALERMSPQPATSPDLSVADAFVWHASPDVLAPVEKVNRVDVSLLVGINRARDILRDNTLQFAKGLAANNALLWGARGMGKSSLVKAIHAEIVRQGHPLKIVEVQREDLPSIGRLLTILRASNARFVLFCDDLSFSHDDQHYKSLKAVLDGGIEGRPENVVFYATSNRRHLMPRDMIENERSSAISPSEATEEKVSLSDRFGLWLGFHPCSQDEYLDMIRGYCAEYGIDIDEETLWAEAIEWQATRGARSGRVAWQYFTDLAGRRGVRIATQ; encoded by the coding sequence ATGACCGACCAGACGCTGCTGCGGATTGCCGAAGCGCTGGAACGCATGAGCCCACAGCCCGCAACTTCCCCTGATCTGAGCGTGGCGGATGCCTTTGTCTGGCATGCGTCGCCCGACGTTCTGGCACCGGTGGAAAAGGTAAACAGGGTCGATGTCTCGCTTCTGGTCGGGATCAACCGCGCCCGCGATATCCTGCGTGATAACACGCTGCAATTTGCCAAGGGGCTTGCCGCCAACAATGCGCTTCTCTGGGGCGCGCGGGGGATGGGCAAGTCGTCTCTGGTCAAGGCGATACATGCCGAAATCGTCCGGCAGGGACATCCGTTGAAGATCGTGGAAGTACAGCGCGAAGATCTGCCATCCATCGGGCGTCTGCTGACCATTCTGCGCGCGTCGAATGCAAGATTCGTGCTGTTCTGCGACGACCTGTCCTTCAGCCATGACGATCAGCACTACAAGAGTCTCAAGGCTGTTCTGGACGGCGGCATCGAAGGCCGACCGGAAAACGTCGTGTTCTACGCGACGTCGAACCGCCGCCACCTGATGCCGCGCGACATGATCGAAAACGAACGTTCCAGCGCGATCAGCCCGTCAGAGGCGACCGAGGAAAAAGTCTCCCTGTCAGACCGCTTTGGGCTGTGGTTGGGTTTCCACCCCTGCAGCCAGGACGAGTATCTCGACATGATCCGGGGGTATTGCGCGGAATACGGGATCGACATCGACGAGGAAACGCTTTGGGCTGAAGCCATCGAATGGCAGGCAACGCGTGGGGCACGGTCGGGTCGGGTGGCTTGGCAATACTTCACCGATCTGGCAGGTCGTCGCGGGGTAAGGATCGCGACGCAGTAA